In a single window of the Pseudomonas entomophila genome:
- a CDS encoding IS110 family transposase produces MSKHRTKRNSLSSNDVTLCQHLSVDLAKQVFQVAGDDGSGRVIYEDRIKSREAFHAFLTRLPPTVTVLMESGPGAQAWGRLLQAQGTPVRILPAQRVAEHRSGAKNDRNDAHAILRAGRDTSIAAVPIKSTAALAIQALHRARRGYVRRHTALGNQIRGLLLEQGVALAQGDLAVSHGVPRILEDTTQPLPDLLRELLDELLAEWRYLSERIAILTGRLETAAQADKVACRLMTIRGVGPIIATAMLAKQPEPSRFPNARQFAAYFGLVPDQHSSGKKVRLGKMSKRGDGYLRSMMIQGAHAVLSHLKPDSDQPDDRRLLRWLTRLGRKEAAIRLANRNLRIIWVLLQGEQVYQRQPNDRQEPAMSH; encoded by the coding sequence ATGAGCAAGCATAGGACGAAGCGCAATTCCCTGTCTTCCAACGATGTAACGCTTTGCCAACATCTGTCAGTCGACCTGGCCAAGCAAGTCTTTCAGGTGGCCGGAGATGACGGTTCCGGGCGCGTCATCTACGAAGATCGAATCAAATCCCGTGAAGCCTTTCATGCGTTCCTGACCAGGCTGCCACCCACTGTGACGGTCCTGATGGAAAGTGGCCCCGGCGCTCAAGCATGGGGGCGTTTGCTACAGGCGCAGGGAACGCCAGTCCGCATCCTGCCCGCGCAGCGAGTGGCGGAGCACCGCAGTGGTGCCAAGAACGATCGTAACGACGCCCATGCCATCTTGCGCGCAGGCCGGGATACCAGCATTGCTGCGGTGCCGATCAAGAGCACTGCCGCTTTGGCGATTCAAGCCTTACACCGCGCCCGCAGAGGCTATGTCAGGCGCCACACCGCGCTAGGCAACCAGATCCGCGGCCTGTTACTGGAACAGGGCGTCGCCCTGGCGCAAGGCGATTTAGCCGTCAGCCACGGTGTACCGCGCATTCTTGAAGATACGACTCAACCATTGCCAGATCTGCTGCGTGAATTGCTCGATGAACTGCTCGCCGAATGGCGCTATCTGAGTGAGCGTATCGCCATCCTGACAGGACGGCTCGAAACAGCGGCGCAGGCCGACAAGGTCGCATGCCGCCTGATGACGATACGCGGTGTCGGCCCGATCATCGCCACAGCGATGCTGGCCAAGCAGCCTGAACCTTCGCGTTTCCCCAATGCTCGACAGTTTGCCGCTTACTTTGGCCTGGTGCCCGACCAGCACAGCAGTGGAAAGAAGGTCAGGCTAGGCAAGATGAGCAAGCGAGGTGACGGCTACCTGCGCAGCATGATGATCCAGGGTGCGCACGCGGTTCTTAGCCATTTGAAGCCTGATTCCGATCAGCCAGACGATCGCCGCCTCTTGCGATGGTTAACTCGACTTGGTCGCAAGGAGGCGGCGATCAGACTGGCTAATCGAAATCTGCGCATCATCTGGGTGCTGCTACAAGGTGAGCAGGTCTACCAACGCCAACCGAACGATCGTCAGGAGCCCGCCATGAGCCACTGA